In a single window of the Cucumis melo cultivar AY chromosome 11, USDA_Cmelo_AY_1.0, whole genome shotgun sequence genome:
- the LOC127151752 gene encoding calcium-binding protein KIC, translated as MDQNHNTSSRVDEGYEDLLPVMAQKLDVEVFVSELCSGFRLLADATKGLITAESLRRNSALLGMEGMNENEAESMVREGDLDGDGALNEMEFCILMVRLSPGMMEDAEAWLQKAIDEELSKSSC; from the exons ATGGATCAAAATCATAATACCTCAAGTAGAGTGGACGAAGGGTATGAAGACTTGTTGCCGGTGATGGCACAGAAGCTCGACGTCGAGGTGTTTGTGTCTGAGCTTTGCAGCGGTTTTCGGCTGCTTGCTGATGCAACGAAAGGGCTGATTACTGCAGAGAGTTTACGGCGAAATTCAGCGCTGTTGGGAATGGAAGGGATGAACGAGAACGAAGCGGAGTCGATGGTGAGGGAAGGAGATCTTGATGGGGATGGAGCTCTTAATGAAATggaattttgtattttaatggTGAGACTTAGTCCAGGAATGATGGAGGATGCTGAGGCTTGGCTTCAAAAGGCAATTGATGAAGAGCTAAGTAAATCTTCTTGTta a